The region TACTCTTGGAAGCACAAGGTGTTTTATCACCTTTATTGATGACCCCTCTAGAAGATTTTGGGTGTATGCCCTCAAAACAAAAGAACAAGTGTTTGTAATATTCAAACAATTTCATACTAGTGTTGAATGGTGATGTTCCAAATAGATTTTGGACATGTAAAGATGTATCCTACAAACATTTTAAGGTGTTTAATTGTAGAACGCTTGTTCTTGTTCCAAAAGATAAGAGATCAAAACTCGAATCAAATTCGAAGGAACGCATTTACTTGGGATATGGAAATAAAGAATTTGTGTACAAGTTTTGGGATCATATACAGAAAAATATTATTAGAAGTAGATATGTTTTTTATTTGAAGACCAAAATATTAAAGATGTTTAGAAGGGAGTTAACCATGTTATCTAAAGAACATACAATCAACTTGGATCCAATTCCTCCTCTATAGAATTACGGGGGAGATGAAATAGAAGATGTTGGAGATGCATAAAATGAACCTCCAATTAATAATGGTCCAACTGAAGAAGTAACAAATGGTAATAGAAGTGATAATGATAATGAAGATGTTATTAAAAACTACGAGGAAGAAGAACAATAGCCCCATCTAAGAAGGTCATCTAGGATACCTAAACCGCAGACCAAATATGCTACAACAGAATTTGTGTTACTCACTGATGGGGGAGAACCAGAGTCTTATGAATGAGCTATGATAGATAATCACAAAGAGGAATGGTTGAAAGCAATGCAATCCTTGCATGAGAACTTGACTTATAAGCAAGTAGATTTACCTAAAGGTAAAAGAACACTGAAAAACAAATGGGTCTACAAGTTGAGTACTGGGGATAATAACTCACAACCAAGATACAATGAAAGATTAGTCGTGAAATTCTCCAGTCAAAAGAAAGGCATTGACTTTGAAGAGATTTTTTCACCCGTAGTAAAGATGTCATATATTCAGGTAGTCTTGGGTTTAGCGTCAAATTTAAATCTAGATATGGAACAACTGGATGTTAAGACTTCATTATTCAGGGAGATTTAGAAGAAGAAATTTACATGGAGCAGATAGAGAAATTCAAAGTCAAAGGCAAATAAGACTTAATATGTCAACTGAAAAAGAGTTTGTATGTATTTAAGCAGGCACGACGTCAATGATACAAGAAATTTCTTTCCTTCATGATTGATCATGGATACCTAAGGACTAATTATGATCATTGTGTGTTTGTGAAGAGATTTAATGATGGATAGCTCATCATACTACTCttttatgttgatgatatgttGATCGTAAGATAAAATAGTGAGAAGATAAGCAAGTTGAAGAATGAAATGAAGAAGTATTTCCTAATGAAAGACTTAGGACCAGAGAAGCATATTCTTGGCATGTCCATTCATCGTGATTGGAATAAACACAAGTTATGGCTATCACAAGAAAAATATATCGATAAGGTATTGAAGAGGTTTCACATGAAAAAGGCAAAACTTGTTGCTACTCCATTTGCTAGCCACTTTAGTCTTAGTTCAAAGCAGAGTCCTACAAGTGTTGAAAAGGGAGGGATGCACAAGGTGCCATATGCCTCAGTTGTTTGTAGCTTAATGTATGCAATGGTATGCACACGAGTAGATATAACACACATGGTTGGTATTGTTAGTAGATACTTGGAAAATCCCAGAAAGGAGCATTGGAATGATGTGAAGTGGATCTTATGATATCTCAAAGGAACTTCCAAAATGAGTTTGTGCTTCGGAAGTAGAAAACCTGAACTCATTAGCTGCACAAATTCAGATATGGCAGGAGATATTAATTCTAGAAAATCCACTTATGGattttttttattacattttcAAGAGGAGTTGTATCGTGGAAGTCAAAGTTACAAAAGTGTATTGTGTTGTCTACCATATAGGAAGAATTCTTTACAACAACAATTTTTTTGCAAGGAACTGTTATGGATGAAACGATTCTTGCATGAATTAGGGCACAAACAACAAAAGTACATTGTGCATCGTGATAGTCAGAGTGTTACCCACTTGAGAAGGAATTCAAGTTTCCACTTGAGATCAAAACATATTGAGGTGAGATATCATTGAATACGTGATATGTTGGATTCCAAGCAATTACAACTTGAGAAAATTCATACAAAGGACAATTATTCAGATATGATAACCAAGTCCTTACCTAAGAACAAATACGAGTTCTATAGGAGAGTTGTTGGACCGTTGGAGCCCTCCACCTAAATTGGAAAAGGGAGATTGATGGGTGTCCTCCTTACGTAGAGAGAAAATGAAGTATTAgaaaattaatttaataaatacAATTAAAGGAAGTACGTAAGAAAAGGAGAAAACTTTTAAATTAGTTATAGCCATTACCCATCAATTTGCATTACTATGAAAGACACATCCATGCTTTAGTAACAACAACTCAATAAATTTACGGGAAACCTTTTGAGAagaaaaaaaatccaaaatagaGTTTAACCACCTTTAGTGTATGTGAGGTTATAATAATTATTTTTGTATTCTCATTCATCAACAAAGAATATATTATTTTCGTTCcattgttattattgttattattcATAGTATAGGAAAAGTATGATCTTGGGATAATCATCAGTTGACATTCTATAGGTGTTTTAACTGATATCTTTCCCAAAAAATACAAATACTATCAAAATAGAAGAAAAAGTGAACTATTGGGTATATCTGACCCCCATGTTCCTTTACTGTCTCATGTAATGCAATGTCGTTTATGCCTCAGATGGAATGACATCTACAATGGTTCTCCCAGAAGTGACAATAAAAAATTCTCCTCTCTCTCTATGCTCACTCGCGCAATATTCATAATATAATGACATGCATGTAAAACATCAACGACATGATTTTCCCTAGACTGCTCATCATATAATATCTCATGATGAGTTGACCTAGGTGGATCTACATGCGCATCTTGTGTCATGTAAGGAAATGACACTCTGAAATACCATTAGATGCAAAAAAATTCACTAGTACATGGTTGAGGAGCTGACACACTTTATGCTTCCTCTAGTACCAGATGATTATAGAAATCATCAAACATCTCATCATCTTTGTCGACTATAGCGGGAGGAACAAACACTAAGGGGTCTCTTGGAACTCTCTGTAGAAACCCTAACTAGCACATGACTTGCttaagtatatatatatataatatatatatatatatatatatatatatatatatatatatatatatatatatatatatatatatatatatatatatatatatatatatcatacGTGATCCACAAGCCAACCATCCATAGTAGAAGGCCATGTCAACCAAGGGATATGTCTGACGGTGTACGATGTGTAATGTATATCACCTACTACATTGCGATTAAGAAACACTCTAAACAAATCAGTCACTCAGTTCTCTCTGAGCGGGACAAATGCACAAGCACGTGACAAATCCACATATGACCAGTCGGAGATGTATGAAAAGTGATAGAGGATCCATACTTGAAAATGGAACAAATGAAATATTAATAATGGCATAGGACAAGTGTTATGAAATGTTAGTAATAGTAAAGGTGCCAATCTATTACTATAAGCAGCGTGTAACTTGTTGTCATTTGTTTGGTCTTCTAAAGATAAGCTTTACCTAACTTCAAGTACAAGTAAACCAAACAAGCGCCCCCAATTGTACTCATGAACTCGCTTAAATTCAATGAAGTATTTAAGGTAAACCATATCGATGTAACACACATTTTTATTCACAAATATGATGTGTCAACCAAATACATAAGATATGACCTCAACGCACGTGCTTTATGATGCATAACACGTGCATCATCACCATCGGCCTCCACTTCCGCAACCAAGTGTTCTATATACATATTCTCTAGAAATGGAAATCTAGCACGACACCCTATATCTCCTTTTGGACAACGCCTAGGTTAACTTCTAAATAGAGCGCCATCATATCCAATGCATCAGGTTTGGTGATTATGGAGTGCTCCAATAATCTTCCCCTAATCAAAAGATATAGTATGAATGACATGACATCTAGTGCGATGAATATCTCACTATGTGAAAGATGAAAATATGATGTCTCTAAGTGTCATCTCTCCATGAAAGTTGACAACATATCATGGTTAATAATAATATAACTAGTCATGAATAAATCTTGTAGCCCATATAGCTGCATGATATCATGAACCACTACTCCTTAAGCTATTGTAGCTTAGTAATCTTTCTAATGATTGATGCATTTTAAAGCATCACGGTACTGCAAAAAAAATACACCATAGTTAGAAAGTTCAAATATTATAATACATGTGTTTCAAAGAGTAAATACAAATTTATTTTACATATTCATCTAACACATGCATAACAACATGATTTGCGTACAAAGGCAATAATTAAGTGTCATGCGCACCTCCTCCAAAAACCTTAGGAACATTGGCAACAAGTGCATCAATATGGATTGGTAGGGATTTCAGGGAAGCAACATGTGACACTTGCCTATGGGAACACGAAGCTAGAGACACCTGAACTCCAAAACTAGGCACTTCTGCATCACATGAACTGGCACCATTTAGTGATCGCAAGGGTTAAGATCTCTTCTTACAAACATATGCATACCAGGACACTGAATTGTGCCTCAATCATTCTTGGTTGTCAGCCATTTTATATGTAAATGAACAAGAAAAAGCAGACAAAATCAAACTCAGATGACATAATCTAATAATGATGACAAAATCAAACAATGTGGACAAAATATAGAAGTgaactttcatatttttggacAATTAAATTATGAGAAAATACATAAGTGAACTTTCGTATTTTCCTGAAACATAAAAATGGCAGAAAACATAGAAATGCCTCATGCCACCTCTGTAGAAAGTTAGTCAATTCAATTGATTAACCAAATGATATTCACCAAGAAAGAGAAGTCTCACAACGAGATTTCCTAGAGTATGATTTGTTGAGATCCATACCCATATTTGTCAGAAATCTTAAGAAACCATGAAAGTTtattcattaaaaaaaattatcTCCTTGGTTCAACCTTGTGAATTTTTTCTAGAATATTGATTCAACCATGTGAATAACATTATCTCCTTAATTATAAGCTAGGATAATCTCTTATACAAGACTCCGATAGAGTCGAGTAAAGGTTGTTGCAGAATGGAAGCATGGAGCAGGATCATTGTAGCTAGCAAGATTGTTGGATCAAGATCATTAAAGTTCTTGAATATTGGTAGCTGAGTATAAGGGAATATCATTTTAGATATATGTTGGCTAAAACATTGTAAGAACTAGGGTGATCTCATTCTCTCATATGCATCTTTGCATGGGAAAAGCTTTTCCCATCTTGTAGAGATTTGCTGCTACCATAGTGTATTTTTCCACTAACCTTTTAATCTCCTTAACTTCGATATCACATGGAGGAAGCTCTTATGTCGCCAGGTAGCGTGGTATGGGTGTCATCTAGTTTGGATCATGGTCGACTCATTTGTCTTTGATTTCCTCTTTGTCTGTGATATGAGGAGCCAGGGTTTCTTCACATTTTTATTACGGTCGGGCTTTTTAGGTGTTGGCGAGCTTTGACAAAAGATCTTCCTGTGAGTTCTATTCTCTAGGCACATAGACTATTTCAAATAAATTCAAGTGCTTATCCAAGTATTTCACTTTTTGGAGGTATCTAATGAGTTGTGCTTCTTTCGTCTGGTATTCTCCAATGACTTTATTGGAGATTAGTTAAGAATTTATTCAAACTATGAGATTTGAAGAACCCATTTATTTGGCGAGGTTCATTTCAACAATGAGAGCTTCATACTTGACTTTTATTACTGGCTCTAAACTCGAACCACAAAGGTTGTAGTATGAGAATTTCGTCTGGGCCTTCCAGTACTACCTTGCGCCACTTTCTTTCAGTTTTGAGGCACCATGTACTGATAATGTCCATACATGGGGGACTTCCTCACCCACAGGGGAGCTGAAATCCACTAAAAAATTTGCTAGTACTTGAGACTTTATGCTTCCTCTAGGTACAAAatggatgtcatactcagacatTTTGATTGATCATGACACCAACCATCTTGCCAAATCAATTTTATTTAGAATCTAGCGAATTGGATAATTTTTCTTTACCATCATCATACAATGTCTCTGAAAATAGGGACTCAACTTCCTCCTAATTTTCAAGATAACTAAAGCTAACCTTTCTATCTTTTTATATTTATGCTTCACGTTCTTGAATAATTTACTGATAAAATAGATCAGTTGTCTTATCTTATCTTTCTTTTAGATGAGCACCAAGCTCATCACATTTTCAGTAACCGAAAAATAGAGGTATAATAGTACACCTTCTTCTAGGTGCGCTAATACGTGCGAGGTTGCCAAAAAAACTCTTCAACCTCGTGAACTCCTCTTCACATTTTCCCATCCATTCAAACTTTTCATTCTTCTTAAAGGTGGCAAATAAGTGAAAGCCTTGTACCATGCACATGAAAGGAATCTAGATACAGCGACAAGACGCCCTATCAATTGTTGGAACTCCTTAACTATGGAAGGGATTCTTATGTCAGTGATGGTTTGACATTTATCAGAATTCACCTTTATTCCCCTTCTAGTAAACATGAAATCCATAAATTTACCTGATTCCCTTCCTCAATTTTTGCTCGTTTATCCTTGCCCAACTTGCATTTCTTTGCACCACTGGTTTTATTGAGAAGTTGATGGCGAGGAAATGACACACAACCCTAGTGTCAATTCCTAGCATATTAGAGGTAGTCCAAGTGAATAGATCAATATTTTTACGAGGTAGAACGATCAACTtcttttctcttatttttgtAAGGGAGGCACCCAACTTGGTGGTATGAAATTAAATTGGCCTGATCTTGGCCTCTTTTAAGTCTTCTCTGGGCATTATTCTTTCTCATCAGGCTTCTCCCAAATGTGTAAGTCAGGAAAGATTACCTCATATAGAGTTGGGCTTGGAGTCGCACATGTGGCCACCACCGTTTTCTTGACTCTTAAGATGTCTTGGTAACACTCGCAAGCAAATTTATGGTCTCCCTATATCACATTAATTCAATTGTCCTTCATCGGGTACTTCATGCATAAATAAAGGGTGGATACAATGACTCTAAAGTGGTTAAAATTAGGACACCCAATGATAATGTGTTTGCGAGATTATGAGTCTATCGGAATAACTAACTGCAATTGTACAgtctatcgcgtagttttaaaagacatcgatcccacagagaccaataGTCAAATCTATCGTTTCTAATTGTTATGGTGTTTACCTAAGGAGAATGAATTATGAGTGGAtgataaaaaattaaataaatttaataaattCAGGCAAATAATACCGGGATGTGGCTCTCATCAAACAACAGTACTCTTGATTGCTTCTAAATAGGATCGTTGTAaggggcaatattttctacttcGAAAAGAATGTAATTAAACAGGAATTATCGCTTCCGCGTATTCAAAACCGGATTTGACTCTCTAATCTATATTGTCCACTATCACGTGTGGCTGGTGCTTAATGCGTTAAAGTAGTAAATCCTATTTTAACAAATCAGACTCTTTACttggttgaaaagtaattttgattGGAAAATTTAACTTAAAAGGGTTTCAGGCTTTCACTCTGGAAACCGGGTCCTAAACCTACAAGCGCATCCGCAAATAGTTTTAAAACCTCATTCTAGAAATATTAGACTTTCCTAGTTAATTAACAAAGCGCTTTCGCGGTATTCATTAATAAAAAACAAACCAATCTTATTCTTTAATGTGagacgactttcgatcttactCGATGTTTTCACGACTCTACTTTCACAGTGACCGATTAAATTAAATTTAGAAAGAttgtattaaaatcaaaacatCCCACAATCTAAATCCTAAAGAAGCAACAATTAGAGTACCGTCAAGTGATGGTCCTCATATCCCAGCGTTAATAAATTAGATGGATATGCTAATGACAAACACGAAAATATAAGTTTGAAGCTTAGAAGTAGACATTACAGAAAAGTAGTTTAAAGCAATACAGTGTGATAAATAAGACTtgtaaataaaagtagtgcgaggCAAGATAAATAAAGAGCGAGTAAATAAATAAAGCGGTAATAAAATGCACAATATGATAAAAACTTGCTCCAAATGGAGACTTGAATATAATACAAAGTAAATCGATGAAGACTTGTAAAGGAATATAAATGGCAGCAAGATTAAAATGCGAGAAAATAAAGTGGTCAAAACTTCGTACAAACTCAATACTCTCCGGTGTtataacccctcgatgtgacgaGTTATAACTTTGATCGGTGATTTTCGTACTCAAGATTGTGCTAAGCTTGGATGCCttgaaaaatgaagtttgaagCCTATTTATAATGTTACTAAAACCTAAAATATCATGTGAAGCTTTCTCATTTCGTGGGAGGAAAAATAGGGGAACATGGGAAGAGTGGAAGACCAAGTGAGTCCATTTTCTAACCGTCTGTCTTTCACAAAGGATGACGAACGTCATGTCAAGGTGGCGAACGCCATCTTCCCAACATGTGGAAGAGTGGGTCAATCCACCCGTTGGTGAGTGGTACATGTCATTTCTAATATGGCCTTCCCCATTGCGAGCGCCATGTAGGTCGCCTTGTGTGCAATTTCCATTTTTTTCATTGTTTTGCATCCGAATTGTTTCCTTTCTTCGCATATGGTCCCAATATGGTTAAATACCTGGAACATAGACAAAGTACCCACATAACACTGGAAATAGGGATAAAATGATAGCATAAAATGTACAAAATGAGTCAAAATATTGGTGTAATTTGGTGTTATCATAATGTTGTATGATGAAGGGGCGTCTACGACAAGATACTAGAATTTGATTGTCTCGGCATTATCCTTTATCCTGAATGTAGTTTTAAGGTGATGCAACCCTTCACTAACACATGTTCTCTCGATAAACCAACTAGACATATGCTAAATGTATATAGGTATTCCAGATCTAAGTTGAGCCCTTCAAAGGCGTCCAAATACAAGAGGCGATCGAGCTTTCAGGGTTAATTAAAAGTTGTTTCACCTCTTAGATGAACATTTGGACAATTATAATTGTAGGATCATCCTTGTAGGAAGAATCCCAACAACGTTTTCTCTAGAAAAAATGACCTCAAGCGTTATGGTCGATTTTATTACGGGAGGCGCATCTCCAACAACCATGACTAGGCAGGCATATCTTCTTCGAGAAGAATTGCACTCATCATTATCGGAGATGCCTCCAACAATGGTATTGAGAGTGTGGTGAAGTGCTATGCATTTTAGGGTTTGGTTGTGACGACACATCTCTTTCATGGCAGCTCACAAATCTATTATGGCCTCGCTGCCACCATAATTGTTGCTACTAGCTGCAATGATGCTTTGTCGTGTCACCATGTTGAGGAAAATGACTGAGATGACTAAAAGTTGGATGTAAGTGTGGCCTAAATTAGTTTTACCGATGCCCCATGGTAGACGATAATTGTACTTCTTGAAAATACAATAAAGTGTCAGACACTCTTACATATGTGGAAAGTAATATAATCATATACATTAATCTACAAAGTTAGCGAATGATCCCTCAAAACTCCCAAAATTAGGATGATTATAGATATCAACTATGGGCCAGATCCTTGGAGGAAACCGATTTCCCCCACTTCCACGATAAACACATGAGAATAGGGAACACATCCTTTTCCTAGATCTCAAGAGCAGTTTCATTTTCTTTAGCTTTAATCATAGAATTTAATTGAaatgcactgtcagtgtaaaaagatttTACACATCCAGTTAATCATAGACGTTGAATGTTGGAGGAattttgacttttattttaaccATCTATGAAGTAATgcaaacggatgatggtgatgaattgACGGTGTACAACTTTTTACACTaacagtgtatagtaattaatctcttaaTCAAATTGATTGACCCTTTTAATTACACCTCCCCTACCATGTTAGGGGAGCAGCGAGATAGTTATGGAGATGGACTTGGGTCCGGTGACCCGAAGACATGCCCACCCGTTTTTTGGTATGACCCATTTATAACTTCCTTAGGGTGACCGAATAATTATCCCCTCATAATGATAATTATCTTAGTCAAAATATGAGTTATTTATGAAGTATTATTGATTAATTGTTTTTTTCTTATAGCAAATAGATTAAAAGAATACAAAAGGTATTCTAGCCCATTACAAAACACATATCAAGAAGAGAAAATTCCCTACCAACACAAAGCTAACCTAAACACCTAATTGGATCCATGCTAAAGTCATAAAATTAGAGGTGGAATAAGGAATATCCCCAAAACAAGACCATCTCCAAGTCAACAATTTAATGTTTAAACAAATCTCATTTGTACAACATTTACCATCACTAAAAACTATCTCGTTTCTAGTCCTCCAGATGCACCAAACAACTGACAACCAAATGGTGGCCAACTGAATGGATCCAACTTGACTGTTTCTCAAACCACACCACTCCGAAAAGAACTTCCAACAACAACCTGCATAAACCGCCTGACTACCAACCTAAGATCCCATACGATCCCAAACCAAAGTAGAAATAGAGCAAGCAAAAAGAAGATAGTGCAAGGTTTCGTCTTCGTTATGACAGTAAACACAAGTTCTACTAATATTGCACAAACCTCTTTTAAACAATTGATTATTTGTTGCCAACCTATTCCAAACAATTCTCCATCCAAACATTAGGATTTTTGCATGTGCTTTAACCTTCCATAAGCACTTGAACGCACTCTTCTGATCCGTGGAAATCAACTCCTAAGTTCTAGTGTTCATCATTAACTGGTAAACCTCTCTAACATTAAAAGAAACTGATTCTTGATTCTTCCAAAGTAAGATACCCTTTGATCTCTCAGATCGAGTAAACGCAACGAGCCGGTTTTTAAGGTTCTGCAACCTAATCGAAACATCTCCATTTGTTGCCAGTTGAATACCAAAATCGCCCCAAGTCCAACTCCCATTCGCCCAAGTACCGATATTGGCTAGACGTTCTTCTTTCCTTTTGCTAATGAGGAAAAGATCATGAAAAGAAATTGCTATAGGAAAGGATCCATACCAATTTGCTGCCTAGAATGGAACTAAATTTCCATCACCATGTTTATAATTAATTAATCCTGCAAAACAAATACCAAGGTTAGTCGTAATGGTTCCGATCTTCAAAAGATCTTTCTACCAAGATGATGCTGACTTTCTGAAACTATATTTCTCCAACAGAATATGATGCTTCAAATCTCCATAACGAGCTTTGAGAATCCTTTGCCAGAGAGAGTTATCTTCAACAACAATCATCCACTTCCACTTTAAAAGTATAGTAGATTAAACTCAACTATACTTTTAATACCAAGCTCTCCCTGATCCTTCTCCTTGCACACAGAGTCTCACTTCACCCAATGAATAGTCGACTTTGCTACATACCCTCCCCAAAGAAACTGCTGCCTAATCTTATCTATCTCCTTCCATATACTCACATGGGCTTTGtagaaagagaaaaagaaaatggGCAAATTGAACAGGATCAAATTAATGAGCGTAATTCTACCAACAAAAAAGAGAAACATCCCTTTCCAAAGAGCCAATTTGGATTTAAACTTATAAATAATAGGAGACCAAGTCTTGATCCTTCTAGGATTACAACCTATGCTTACTCACATTAATACCTATCAACCTGCTCTTATGAAAATTAACACAAAAAAACAAGAATAAATCCCCTATAATACTCATGAAAATTAACACCCAAAAACAAAGACTAAATCCCCTGTGATACTCCAAAGGTTGTTCCATTCCCTCGTCTTATTGATTAATTTTTGAGTGGACTACTTTGTCCCTTACCATTACAactattattttttatttaatttaaattttttcGTCAAATTATTTTCTATTTAATTTATGTTCTTTTAGTTTTATCAATAAATACATTATTTTTATTTCATCAATTCACCCTGCAAAGTTTGAGTTCTACTTTTTCGTTTAACGGGTTCATATTGTGATTTTTCAACCACTTCGTAATTGAAGCACGCCGCTCACTGGTTTgtattctgatttttcatttctTCTTCGCCATCCTTCCTCCTTCTACTCTGCAACGGAAGCTTCATGCGCCGTCTTGTTCTCCTGAAATGCACGCCGCCACAGTGATACGCCCCGCACTTGGCATCACTTTAGCGGCCAGCGGCTGCGATTTACTACCTTGTTTCAATGCATAATTTTGAGTTTTTTTTCAAAGTGTAACATTGTTTCGTTGTGGTTTTAGGGAGTAGGGTTGTGGTGAAATGGGTTGGAAAGCAGCTGAGAAACTGATTAGGCATTGGAAAGTTGTCAGAGGGGATAATGTAAGCCAAACCCTAATTCATTCTTTTATTCTCTCTATGCTCTTTCTTATTATTATCCTCTCATCTGTAACAGGTTATGATTACAAGGGGCAAAGATAAGGGCGAGACCGGAGTTATTAAGCGCGTTGTTCGCTCTCAGAATCGTGTTATTGTTGAAGGCAAAAATCTGGTTAGAGATCATCATCACAACTTGAAGAATCTCACTTGTTATGGTGTTAATTTCCTGGATTGATTTCCCACTTGTCTTTACAGGTAAAGAAGCATATCAAGCAAGGACAAGGTCATGAAGGGGGTATCTTTACCGTTGAAGCCCCACTTCATGCCTCCAATGTGCAAGTTCTTGATCCAGTCACAGGGTATTTTTTACCTTTCTTCACAATTTGAACTTTTCAATTGAGTATTCAGAGATTGGGGATAGATAACATTAATCAAGGCAACCTTTACTTATGCAGGAAGCCTTGCAAGGTTGGAACTAAGTATCTTGAAGATGGTACCAAAGTCAGAGTGTCCAGGGGAATAGGAGCTTCTGGCTCCATTATTCCTCGTCCTGAGATCTTAAAGATTAGAACTACACCAAGACCTTCCGTCGGTAAGTATCTTTAAATATTACCATTTTTTTTTCTTGTTAAAGCTGTTGAGAAAGGCTTTGAAAGTGAGGAACTGAAACCAAACTTGGATTGACATGTGAAAGGCGTGTACAATAATCCAATAGTGTGGCATATATAAACTAGAGATAGCAATTAGTCGCTTACTATTTCCCAAAGGGTATGACTCATTGAGACATACATTGATTATTTATATCAATTAATTGTAAGGATCTATCTATGCTCTCTTTTGGCTGGTGTTTG is a window of Lathyrus oleraceus cultivar Zhongwan6 chromosome 6, CAAS_Psat_ZW6_1.0, whole genome shotgun sequence DNA encoding:
- the LOC127092335 gene encoding uncharacterized protein LOC127092335 codes for the protein MGWKAAEKLIRHWKVVRGDNVMITRGKDKGETGVIKRVVRSQNRVIVEGKNLVKKHIKQGQGHEGGIFTVEAPLHASNVQVLDPVTGKPCKVGTKYLEDGTKVRVSRGIGASGSIIPRPEILKIRTTPRPSVAGPKDTPMEHVYEKTYDAKTGRGMPEL